TCTGGTCTTGTGCCCGTGTCAGTCGGCGATTAAAGCTGCCAGGGTTGATCAACtacggagaaggagagcaagCCCTTTTACCGCAAAGATCCACCATCGTCAGCGACTTGACTACGTGGTTAGAGGCTCGCCCTCCTTCGACCAGCTGGCTCGTGGTTCTGGATAATCTGGACGATATGACGTGGGGCGTGAAAGACGTGCTACCACAAGGAATAGCAGGCACTCTCATTGTCACCTCCCGGGACCTTTCAACGGCTCGACTAGTAGGATGTGGTAATATCACTCTGGACTCCATGGAAATAGGCGAGGCCAGAAGCTTTCTGCGTGCAGCGGCTTTTCCCGACCTGGAAGAGTCCTCAGAGGAGCTTGATGCGCTGTGTAATAGCGTCTGCGATATGCTGGACTGCCTCCCACTTGCCGTCCATCTAGCTGCCGCCACGATCGAGACATTTGTGCCACTCGAAGTCGTTGAGCTTGCGgatgcttgcaaggccgtcaCTACATACATCGATCGCTTCGACGCGAACAAAGACCTTCTGCTGATGCGAGATGACCACAAATTCATGCAATCGCCATATCCACGCACCATTCTCACCACCTTCGAAACCACTTTCCGGCAGTTGGAAGGCGAGAATAGGCCAAAGTGGGAACCTTCAGCCATGAAACTCTTGAGACTTTTGTCTTGGCTCAGCGACGTAAATGTGGACGAGCTGCATGACCTGTTCCAACAAGCATACGATGGAATATTGCATGGTTGCCAGTCTTACGCTATACAGAACCTGACAACTTGGATCTCTAAAGTCCTCTCTGGGGAGAGCTCGGTTGAGTACTGCGACACGAGGCAAAACACGAGTTGGGACGATAACGGGTATCACGCAACGCTCGGAATGTTACACCGTCATGGACTCATTCGGCCAAAGTCTACTGGCCTTCCTGGAATGCTTCCTATGCATAAGATTGTTCGTTGGCGAGTGCAGAAGGAAAGCGAGTCACACGTACGGGCCTATCTGTCACAGTATGCGGTCCTTCTAGAGCTGGCACTATCATCCAGGAGTCAGGACGAGCTCGGAGTAGTGCGTCTCCTCAACGAGCTGGCTGATACGTATCGCAATATCGGAAAACTTCAGTACGCGGAATCGTGCGCTCGATTGCATACGGAGAGGCAGTGCGATATGCGTGGCCGTCATCACGCAGAGACTGTGAAGTCGCTCGAGCGACTAATTGCAATCTTGGGGcaacaaggagaagaaagcaTGATGAAATACGAGATGTTCGTCTTCCTCAAAGACGCAGCAGATCGTGCTGCCGTACTTGCTGCACTGCCCGGACACCTCTTGATGCTCCTGAACAGCGCTTTCCGCTTGGAGGAGAGTCACTCCTGGCCTCCTCACCTTGCGGTCAAAGAGTCCGAACATCGACATGCGAGCCGTAACTACTCCGCCCGGGCTCTTACGACCACATTGAATGAATCCGGGCAGCGCAACGATAAGACAGGCTCCTCCTATCCCAACTATCCAGGTAAAGTTCCAATCGACTCTTTGGGCGCCTGGGCACCGCAGGAGTCCCTCTCGCAGCCTGCCTCGAAAGACCAAAGACTCCAAGATGAGGTACTGTCCCAGATCATGCGTAGGAAAGCAGTCCTCACAGAGGCAGCCAGTACAAAGCCAGATCTGGTTACCCTCTTCGAGGTGTTTTCGATGGGCAGTCGAGATCTTATCGCTCTGTACATACACCACATCGATGCCGATGTAGTGCACTATCGAGATCCAGTCGGCAGACGAACGGTGCTTCATTTTGTCGCTGCATACGGAGAACCGGCCGATGTTAGGAAGTGTATCGTAAGTGGCGCGGACCTGCTTGCGAAAGATCGGTTTGGCGAGACGCCTCTCGAGATTGCACACGTCAGTCAGCGGAAAGACGTGTTCCGTGCTCTGAGGGCGGCCGGAGGCGCTGATGAAGTAGAGCGCGCAGAACAGGGTCCTCTTGTTCCCGCCGGCCGAATCGTGCCTGCACCGGCGGTCGAACATGTAACGGATCGCAACGCCCCATTTCGAGCAGTCGAAAGACAGATGTTTAATACTACTAGTCATCAGGCCTATGTGGAGAGTGACGATGAGAGTGATGGAGAGTATCAAGGATTCTACTCAGCCCCTCTATCGCGCGCAAGCAGAGCTTCTATCGAGACACGCTCCGAGCAATCTTCCGATGACAGTCAAAGACCGGCATACCATGATCTGCCTTGGCGTGACTCACTTCCGATTTCTATAAATTCGTCGAGGGTATCGACGACAGCAATCAGAGGGACCCGCCGGCATCATCAGGAGGACCAAGAGGATCCGAGCGACTGTTCAAGGTCATCTTCACTTTCGGGAAGTCTGACTCGTATACATAGGAGCGACTTGAGCGGTTCAGATCGGGTGAGGAAACGAAGCCATACTCGTGGGAGCAAGAAACCAGTCACACGCAACCGTGACCAGGACTCCAGCATCGCCGTTCCTCATGTTCATTTTCGTCAGACCTGTGAGGACTACAGCAGTCATCCCGAGCGGAATGCGGCGACCGCTGAGGAGGCCCGCTTAAGTGATAGATCTGAATCCGAACCTCCTGGATCGATGCGGGTTCCAGAGACTGTGAGTGATCTCGGCGTTGTATCTTTCTCACATGATGCCGATGCCGCTGCCATTGCGGAGATCGAAGAGTCTACAATGGCATTGATAAAATGGCACTATCCAGGAATATCGCCTGCGGTCAAGGATCCAGGCCGACATGGTGCACGATCATATGGGGTAGGCTCGCCAGGCCCGTTGTCGAACAGTCCGGGAAGGAGGTCAGGCGGGAACGAAAATCATGTGTTGCGAGGACGGACAGTGATGAGCGACACTGGAGCTCCGATTGAGGAGCTCACGACGTCGTTCACAGTAGAGGTACCTCGACCCTTCGACGTATGGCCTAGGCGTGAGACAGCATCTGTGAGGAAAGATCGTCATCGAAAACACGAGCGCCGCGAGGAAAGGCGGCATGGCGTGCGGGTGGATGACTCTGGCCCCCAAGGTGATAAAAGTGACCCAGAACGACCTCGGAAAGTTCGGGAAAAGGAGAGGACGCGCAAGAAACACTCAAAGAAACCACCGTCTATTATGGATCGCGACGATATGCCTCCAGTCCGAAGAAGGAAGCGCAAGAGGCGTCGTGAGCCCCAGCGGCGATCTCACTTCTGGTCATGGTGGACATCATTGACAGGTGGCAGAGATACAGACCGATAGAGCAAACATGTGTAGTTCTACAGATGGAACATGGGTCACATTGTGGGACAACATACATGTCCCAGAAAGCTGCTGGTTTCTACGACTTGCCCATGAACAAACGCGAGCTCCTACTCAATCACGGCGATTCTGCAGTGAAAGTCGACAAATGAGTACTCTCATGTGCAAGGATGACGACTTGGACACTTCACGAACGAGCCATTGAGCAAACCCTCCTATTTTCAATAATGAGAGTTAGAGTCGTGGTCTCCTGTTCAGTCTAGAGGAAGGCAGGTGAAGGAGACGTCCGTCTCCGCTGGGCTGAATCACTAGATCGGGGGCAAGGCCGGAAAACATGGAGCTATGCATTCTGCATTCGATTTGTCAAGTCGCCCGTCTTTGAAAATCTCACGAGTGTAGGAGAGAGTCACCCTTTTCAAGCACACGACTAGCAGACACAAAATCGCAGGAAGCCTCGATACCACTGAAGATCGGCTGTGCGGGACGAGTCTAGAAGGGATCAGGTTCGAGCAGGTTCCTGCGTTTTCTCCCTTTTCCGCAAGCAATGTTTGCCATCCCTCCACTTCCGCTTTCCCTTTCGCTTCCATTGCCCCACTGTCTGTGCCCCAACTCCCTTTGCCAAAGGAGCCACACCACGGAGATCCTGACTCCTTTACCGACCATGCATCCCACAGACCCAGCCTACCACGTCGACTGGATTCTCCTGGACACATCAAACCACCTCGCaaccgacctctcctggTTCGCAACTTATACCCCTTTCACTTCGTTCATCGGAAAGTCCTACGATACGAACGATTTCACATCGAAGCCGTTTGAAGAACCTCCAAGTCCAGAGACCAACGACACTTCGAAGGAAGACAGCAAATCTGCTCCcatcgacgatgaagagggtTCCACGATTGAGGACAGTGACGTCGCCTCGACCAAAGACGTCGCCGACTTCTCGAAGATCAATGACAATCACGCCTCCCCAACCATGGACATGGATACCGAACCTTCCACAACTCACGAACCCGACGCCGCCACTCATGATTCATTCaaaccctctcctcccaccagTCCCATTTCCCCAAGACCTTATCCCACCCCCCTCCCCGTCCACGGAATCGGCACCGTaatcctctccatccgaACCTCCCCCTCCGACCCCACCGCCTCCcaaaccctcctcctcaccgacGTACTCTACATCCCCTCCAACCTGCCCGTAAACGTCCTCAGTTACTCCGCTCTATATCATCAAGGCTGGGGCATCATCCGCGGAGAGGGTGAGCAAGGACAATGGATGAGCGAGACAGATGCCGCTGTTCTCGCTTCCGTGGATGAGAAGTGGGAATTCACCGGCGCTCGGCGGACGAatctggagaaggagaaggaagaggcggcgaggagggacgggggaaagaagaagagggagaaagagaaggagaagaaggaggagaaggagaatgagaaggagaaggaggaggagaaggagaaggaggaggagaaggaggaggaggagaagaaggaagaggtctTAGCGAGTGACGGAGCCAAGGGAAAGGTCGAAGGGGctcgggaggaggagggacaTGGGCTGGCGATACCGTCCGTGGGCTTCCGAGAgggagacgaagatgaaATCCTCATGAAgaaaggtggaggaggatggttgGTTCGACGGGATGGTGGGGTGGATGGACCATTGTTGTTGGCGACGCCGGGGAAGATGAAATTGTGGTTGGTGGGAGttgagggaggacagagtGTTTTGAAGAGAGAGAAGGAGGCGGAAGGAGAGATCGTGTTGGCGGAGCTGAAGCAAGTCACGGCGGGGGTGTGGTCCGAGCGGGAGAGGGACAGGTGGGAGAGGTATAAAGCGGAGATGGGGGAGGGATATGGTGGATGGAACCTTGGCGGGGATGATGGGGACGatgacaacgacaacgataACGACAACGAAaacgaccacgacgacgCTGAAAACGACATCATTCAGGAACGTGAACCAGACCTCACagccgaggaagaagcctGGTTGACCACCCACTACGGCACAGCGCAGAATTTCATGGCGGTCCATGGACTTCCCCAGGAGAGGGATGAGGACTTTGATCTCGCGGCGAGAGCTTTACGgagagagagaagagaggaagTAGAGGAGATAGTGAGAGGTTTGGGGACTTTTGAATTTGAGGGATGAGGTAGTCGACTTTGATTGAGGGGACTTTGAAAGCGTATATTACTACTTgaaaagagagagagaaaaaaaagtcgatgtcgatgtcaaAGCGCCCGCAAGCTTTTTTTCGCCACGCTCTTCTCGGCTCTGCTGTCCATTTCCCAAAGAAAAGAGTCTCCTCAAATGCCATCCCCCTTTccctccctcaccctcctccagAAGAAAGTTCAAACACTCTCACTCCCCACCCGAAACTCCTTCTTCACACTAACCCTCTCCCCCCCACCCCGTTCCGCCTCCAACTCCATCCACCTCTTCGTAGTCGGACTCGCCGGCTCCGCCACAACTCGACTGAGCATCATACTCCTCTGTCCATCTCGATTACCGCTCATTTGACCCAACACGAAAGGGTCGTTGGTCATGGAATCCTGCCTCACGAAGCGGTCGTCGGAACGACGCAGGAAAGTGGGCACCAGGGCGGAATACCAGGATGACTCTCGATGGTGGTGGGCGGTGGACGGGTTGCGGTAGAGGTGCGGGGAGGAGACGTGAGGTCGACGAGGGGGgagggcggcgagggtgAAGTCTGGGCGGGGACGGGTGCGgtggggagaggaggtggtggtttCGGTGATGgtggggaggaaggagggTTTGGTTGGGGAGGTTGGCGCGCTGGTGTTTGGGTTTGGGGACGGGTGGGATGTGGAGGTGTTATTGCTGGTCGAAGAGGTTGAGGTCGAAGCAAAGGACATTTTCCGCTTGCTGTGCTCGATGAGCAGTTTTGCCTTGCTGGTGACGGTGTTGGCTCCGCCTCCTATCGTTGATGCGCCGCGCGAGATGGTCGTCTTGGGCCATAGTTTTTCCAAGCCAACTTTCTTTAGGCCATCCCGGTAGGTTTTGACAGCATCTCTTCCCcagccgaagaaggcgaatATTGCCGCTCCACCGACGAGCCATAGCCATCGATCGAAGGGGATTTCGCCCTTGCTGGGCACACGCAGGATGATCGACCAGGGGTATTCGGTCGGATGGTGAGTGGAGTTCCAGGCAAAGGAGACGAGCTCTTTCGGCTTGTTGCGTACGAGAATGATGACTTCGAGGGGGAGCCagatgaggatgacgagcGTGCAGAGGAGGtagaggcggaggaagcgagATTTGGTGGTGTGGGAGTTGGCCATGATTGTGTTGAAGCAGGCGCGGTAGCGGTAGAGACGGTGGAGGGTGAGGGCTGTTGGAATCAGTCAGCGTTGGAGGGCAAATGGTCAGGAAGCAGACATACCAGCAAAGTAGACGGCCAACAAAGTCCACAAGGCGGGCGGCACGATCATGAGCAGGAAATACAGCCAAGTCCCATCGCCTGGCGCCAGACATCCCGCGATACCCAGCACATATCCGCGGAACGGCTGGATGATATATCCCGTCACAATCTGCAACATGGGGATCACCACACAGCAAGCCCAATCAATCGCAGCgtctctcttcttctgcgccgTACTTGCGCTCCAATTCGCTGAGTTTGTATCCATAACTCTCGCAAGCGCTCGCAGGACCATTGCC
This genomic interval from Zymoseptoria tritici IPO323 chromosome 8, whole genome shotgun sequence contains the following:
- a CDS encoding putative fungal pheromone STE3 a-factor receptor, whose product is STSPYPIAVILATISLITTLLIIPPFVSHLRNRNLPACTLVLCVIYSNFQSFLNAVIWPHDNITHWFSGVGLCDVENKLQVVVASMFPAAVAMVLRALARVMDTNSANWSASTAQKKRDAAIDWACCVVIPMLQIVTGYIIQPFRGYVLGIAGCLAPGDGTWLYFLLMIVPPALWTLLAVYFAALTLHRLYRYRACFNTIMANSHTTKSRFLRLYLLCTLVILIWLPLEVIILVRNKPKELVSFAWNSTHHPTEYPWSIILRVPSKGEIPFDRWLWLVGGAAIFAFFGWGRDAVKTYRDGLKKVGLEKLWPKTTISRGASTIGGGANTVTSKAKLLIEHSKRKMSFASTSTSSTSNNTSTSHPSPNPNTSAPT